One Roseomonas gilardii subsp. gilardii genomic region harbors:
- the cbiE gene encoding precorrin-6y C5,15-methyltransferase (decarboxylating) subunit CbiE, giving the protein MARWLSIIGLGEDGVEGLSPAARTLLSGAAHVFGGRRHLALAAPLMRGAAHPWRSPLAESWPELMALRGRPVAVLASGDPFLFGVGAILARQVPPEEFLALPAPSSLALACARLGWAMQDATTMSLCGRPLETLRPALQPGARVLVLSADAATPGAVAGFLCRHGFGSTRMHLLEALGGPRERQRSFRADEPLPGAIDPLNLLALEVVAGPDARVLPLAGGLPDECFGHDGQITKREIRAVTLSSLAPRQGEMLWDIGAGSGSVGIEWMLRHPANRAIGFEARPERAARAAGNAALFGVPGLRIVEGRAPEVLAGQPTPDAVFIGGGVSHPGLLGAAWEALRPGGRIVANAVTLEGESALAAALGRWGGRLIRLGVERLDRLGGMHGFRPAMTVTQWVAEKP; this is encoded by the coding sequence ATGGCGCGCTGGCTTAGCATCATCGGCCTCGGCGAGGATGGGGTGGAGGGGCTTTCGCCCGCCGCCCGCACGCTTCTTTCCGGCGCGGCGCATGTCTTCGGCGGGCGGCGGCACCTGGCCCTGGCGGCGCCGCTCATGCGGGGTGCGGCGCATCCCTGGCGCAGTCCGCTCGCGGAAAGCTGGCCGGAGCTGATGGCCCTGCGCGGGCGGCCCGTCGCGGTGCTGGCCTCGGGCGATCCCTTCCTGTTCGGCGTCGGTGCCATCCTGGCGCGGCAGGTTCCGCCGGAGGAGTTCCTGGCCCTGCCGGCGCCGTCCTCGCTGGCCCTGGCCTGCGCCCGGCTCGGCTGGGCGATGCAGGATGCCACCACCATGTCCCTTTGCGGCCGCCCGTTGGAAACGCTGCGTCCGGCGCTGCAGCCGGGGGCGCGGGTGCTGGTCCTGTCCGCCGATGCCGCCACACCCGGGGCGGTGGCCGGATTCCTGTGCCGGCACGGTTTCGGCTCCACCCGGATGCACCTGCTGGAAGCGCTGGGCGGCCCGCGCGAGCGCCAGCGGAGCTTCCGCGCCGATGAGCCCCTGCCCGGGGCGATCGACCCGCTGAACCTCCTGGCGCTGGAGGTCGTGGCCGGTCCGGATGCCCGTGTCCTGCCGCTCGCCGGCGGGCTGCCGGACGAATGCTTCGGGCATGACGGGCAGATCACCAAGCGCGAGATCCGCGCCGTCACCCTGTCCAGCCTCGCGCCGCGCCAGGGGGAGATGCTCTGGGATATCGGGGCCGGTTCCGGTTCCGTCGGCATCGAGTGGATGCTGCGCCACCCGGCCAACCGCGCCATCGGCTTCGAGGCCCGGCCCGAACGCGCCGCCCGCGCCGCGGGCAATGCCGCGCTGTTTGGCGTGCCGGGCCTGCGGATCGTGGAGGGCCGCGCCCCGGAGGTGCTGGCGGGACAGCCCACGCCGGATGCCGTCTTCATCGGCGGCGGGGTGAGCCATCCGGGCCTGCTCGGCGCCGCCTGGGAGGCGCTGCGCCCCGGCGGGCGGATCGTGGCCAATGCGGTGACGCTGGAGGGCGAGTCCGCCCTCGCCGCCGCGCTGGGCCGGTGGGGCGGCAGGCTGATCCGGCTCGGTGTCGAGCGGCTGGACCGGCTGGGGGGGATGCACGGCTTCCGCCCCGCCATGACCGTCACCCAATGGGTGGCGGAGAAGCCATGA
- a CDS encoding precorrin-2 C(20)-methyltransferase, whose protein sequence is MAPAFPADFPPGSGTLYTLGLGPGDPELLTLKAARILREVPVFAHFAKRGRDGNARTIAAPHLPPGAEELRFEYPYTTEIPVGDPRYAAGIAGFYEDCAAVLAARLRAGQDVALLCEGDPFFYGSSMYLFDRLRDGFRQEVVPGITAMSGCWTRTRTPIVHGDDILTVLPGTLDGERMAERLRGTDAAVIMKVGRNLPKIRVALAAAGLTARALYVERGTMAEERIVPLAERDDAPAPYFSLVLVPGRQRAR, encoded by the coding sequence GTGGCGCCCGCCTTCCCTGCCGATTTCCCACCGGGGTCCGGCACGCTCTACACGCTGGGCCTCGGCCCCGGCGACCCGGAGCTGCTGACCCTCAAGGCGGCGCGCATCCTGCGCGAGGTGCCGGTCTTCGCGCATTTCGCCAAGCGTGGCCGCGACGGCAATGCCCGCACCATCGCCGCGCCGCATCTGCCGCCTGGGGCGGAGGAGCTGCGCTTCGAATACCCCTACACCACCGAGATCCCGGTGGGGGACCCGCGCTATGCCGCCGGGATCGCGGGATTCTATGAGGATTGCGCCGCGGTCCTCGCCGCCCGCCTGCGCGCCGGGCAGGATGTCGCCCTGCTCTGCGAGGGCGATCCCTTCTTCTACGGCTCCTCGATGTATCTCTTCGACCGGCTGCGCGACGGGTTCCGGCAGGAGGTCGTGCCCGGCATCACCGCCATGAGCGGCTGCTGGACCCGGACCCGGACGCCGATCGTGCATGGCGACGACATCCTCACCGTCCTCCCCGGCACGCTGGACGGGGAGCGCATGGCGGAGCGGCTGCGCGGCACCGACGCGGCGGTGATCATGAAGGTCGGCCGCAACCTGCCGAAGATCCGCGTTGCGCTGGCGGCGGCGGGCCTGACCGCCCGTGCCCTCTATGTCGAGCGCGGCACCATGGCGGAGGAGCGGATCGTCCCCCTCGCCGAGCGCGACGACGCCCCCGCCCCCTATTTCTCGCTGGTGCTGGTCCCGGGCCGGCAGCGGGCGCGATGA
- a CDS encoding precorrin-8X methylmutase has product MTYDYIRDGAAIYRRSFATIRAEADLSGLSAEEARVAVRVIHACGMVEVVRALRFSPGFTTAARNALLAGRPVLCDAQMVAHGITRPRLPAANEVVCTLGDPGVPELAREIGNTRSAAALHLWGERLEGALVAIGNAPTALFHLLELLDAGAPRPAAVIGLPVGFVGAAESKQALAARHDIPWMIAEGRLGGSAMAVAAVNALASEAE; this is encoded by the coding sequence ATGACCTACGACTACATCCGCGACGGCGCGGCGATCTACCGCCGGTCCTTCGCCACCATCCGGGCCGAGGCCGACCTGTCCGGCCTTTCCGCCGAGGAGGCCCGCGTCGCGGTGCGCGTGATCCATGCCTGCGGCATGGTGGAGGTGGTGCGCGCCCTGCGCTTCTCGCCCGGCTTCACCACCGCCGCGCGGAACGCGCTGCTCGCCGGGCGGCCCGTCCTCTGCGACGCCCAGATGGTGGCGCATGGCATCACCCGCCCGCGCCTGCCCGCCGCGAACGAGGTGGTCTGCACCCTGGGCGACCCCGGCGTGCCGGAACTGGCGCGGGAGATCGGCAACACCCGTTCCGCCGCCGCGCTGCATCTCTGGGGCGAGAGGCTGGAGGGGGCGCTGGTGGCCATCGGCAATGCCCCCACGGCGCTGTTCCACCTGCTGGAGTTGCTGGATGCCGGGGCGCCGCGCCCGGCGGCGGTGATCGGCCTGCCGGTGGGCTTCGTCGGCGCGGCGGAATCCAAGCAGGCCCTGGCCGCGCGGCACGACATCCCCTGGATGATCGCCGAGGGCCGGCTGGGCGGCAGCGCCATGGCCGTGGCCGCCGTGAACGCCCTGGCGAGCGAGGCCGAGTAG
- the cobG gene encoding precorrin-3B synthase, which yields MTAPSPALSPLPSSPDVTVRGWCPSLHEPMRSGDGWLVRVKPRRAILTAGAARLVAGLAERHGNGRIELTNRGNLQLRGIAEAGLAPLAGALAGAGLADADPGVERRRNLLCPPLLGHDPALDPRLPGLIAALEAVQADPALEALPGKFGLALDGGGVLPLDASRADILLRAEGEALRLCLDGGADTALCPWGEAAPAIARLLRRFAAACGGAGAPKRLRELVRREGAAALLREAGLVPRTAPPAPAAGARPGFLPLAPGRGAARGAFLLGLPLGHLTAPRLAALAGLAERHGDATLRLTPWRLLVIPGVAARDASHLAGAVARAGGIADAGDPLLRIRACPGLRGCASASVDTEADAAALTTLLAGRGLPRAGLLHLSGCAKGCAHPGPAAVTLVGEAGGYGIRRDATAREAPERRGLSIAEVADWLLGAQDGAAPGAAQGTG from the coding sequence ATGACGGCGCCCTCCCCAGCCCTGTCCCCGCTCCCATCCTCGCCGGACGTCACGGTGCGGGGCTGGTGCCCTTCCCTGCACGAGCCGATGCGCTCGGGCGATGGCTGGCTGGTGCGCGTCAAGCCGCGCCGGGCCATCCTCACCGCCGGGGCGGCCCGGCTGGTGGCCGGGCTGGCGGAGCGGCACGGCAACGGGCGGATCGAGCTGACCAACCGGGGCAATCTCCAGCTTCGCGGCATCGCGGAAGCCGGGCTCGCGCCCCTGGCCGGGGCGCTGGCCGGGGCCGGGCTGGCGGATGCCGATCCGGGTGTGGAGCGGCGCCGCAACCTGCTCTGCCCGCCGCTGCTGGGGCATGATCCGGCGCTGGACCCGCGCCTGCCCGGCCTGATCGCGGCGCTGGAGGCGGTGCAGGCCGATCCGGCGCTGGAGGCCCTTCCCGGCAAGTTCGGCCTCGCCCTGGATGGCGGCGGGGTCCTGCCGCTGGATGCGTCGCGGGCGGATATTCTGCTCCGCGCCGAGGGGGAGGCGCTGCGCCTCTGCCTCGATGGCGGCGCGGATACGGCGCTCTGTCCCTGGGGGGAGGCCGCGCCCGCCATCGCCCGCCTGCTGCGCCGCTTCGCCGCCGCCTGCGGAGGGGCCGGGGCGCCGAAGCGCCTGCGCGAGCTGGTGCGGCGCGAAGGGGCCGCCGCCCTGCTGCGGGAGGCCGGCCTTGTGCCCCGCACCGCACCGCCCGCCCCCGCCGCCGGCGCCCGCCCTGGCTTCCTGCCGCTGGCCCCGGGCCGGGGTGCAGCCCGGGGTGCCTTCCTGCTCGGCCTGCCGCTGGGTCATCTCACGGCGCCACGGCTCGCCGCGCTGGCCGGGCTCGCGGAACGGCATGGCGATGCGACGCTGCGCCTGACGCCCTGGCGCCTGCTTGTCATCCCCGGCGTCGCGGCGCGGGATGCAAGCCACCTGGCCGGAGCCGTCGCGCGCGCCGGGGGCATCGCCGATGCCGGCGACCCGCTGCTGCGCATCCGCGCCTGCCCCGGCCTGCGGGGCTGCGCCAGCGCCAGCGTGGACACGGAGGCCGATGCCGCCGCCTTGACTACCCTCCTGGCCGGGCGCGGACTGCCGCGCGCGGGCTTGCTGCACCTCTCCGGTTGCGCCAAAGGCTGTGCCCATCCCGGCCCCGCCGCCGTCACCCTCGTGGGCGAGGCGGGAGGCTACGGCATCCGCCGCGACGCCACGGCGCGCGAGGCGCCGGAGCGCCGGGGACTCAGCATCGCCGAGGTGGCAGACTGGCTGCTCGGCGCACAGGACGGGGCCGCCCCAGGGGCGGCCCAGGGGACAGGATGA
- the cobN gene encoding cobaltochelatase subunit CobN encodes MHLLVRETRGLDEADAAVDLGQAPAELVLLSFSDSDLGAAATAWLDMEGTAMPGPRPELRLASLGRLRHPLSVDLYLENTLAASRCVVARLLGGLDYWRYGAEELAALARREGIALALLPGDGRDDARLRALSTLPEPAWRWLDAAFAAGGPGNAGAALRFMAALARDPAAAPPPAPEALPEALPPWGEHPLPGGTEGAVAAITFYRSHLLAGDIAPVTALAGALAARGLRPRALFADSLKSPGTAQGIAATLCAWKPAVVLNLTGFSARRDEGGSPFDAPGVPVLQLLLSSAPREVWAASARGLSQSDLAMQVALPELDGRLLTTAVAHKAEDAAIAGLGFARTLLRPDPDGIALAADRAAAWARLAATPRAGRRLGIVLSDYPGVGGQEGHAVGLDSFASLEAILRLLRAEGYDLPEPPEAAALAERLCRAAPEPVLGLEDYRRLFATLPEGFRARVEAAWGGAEADPSLMGGAAAEGGFRLRHLRLGPHLLVIQPDRGDPARRKASYHDPDLPPRHGFIAFHLWLREAERVHALVHLGTHGALEWLPGKAAALSPDCAPAALLGGLPVIYPFIVNNPGEAAAAKRRLGAVTIGHLTPPLRPAGLQEEGVVLERLIDEYAAADGLDRRRTALLRREILERAESCGLLAESGVAREAPEEEALARLDAYLCDVKEMQIRDGLHVFGQDPAPERRALLLEALDRSNPGLGAEVLAARLDACAMAERAALLAALDGRFVAPGPAGAPSRGRADVLPTGRNLFALDPRSVPTRSALVLAEKAAGELLRRHQQEQGDFLRHLVIDLWGSATLRTGGEELALALVLMGVRPAWDAESGRASGIEVLPLAMLDRPRVDVTLRISGLFRDAFPAQIALFDMAVRAVAARDEAAEWNPVAASARGLDGTGLRRATARIFGAAPGDYGAGTEDLLARGGWEGKEDLARAYLAASGHAYGQDLDGRPDPEGFAARLAGAGAFLQVQDHAETDLLDSPDRAAHAGGFAAAACGFGTSPRLYHADTSRPEAPRLRAVEEEIARVVRGRAANPLWIAGQMRHGRRGAAEIARAAEALHGFAATLPARFDAQFDLIFEHTLGDEAVDRFLRGANPEAREALRRRLAEALARGLWRPRRNSAATLLEGA; translated from the coding sequence CGGCCGGAGCTGCGCCTCGCCAGCCTGGGGCGGCTGCGCCATCCGCTCTCGGTCGATCTCTATCTGGAGAACACGCTCGCCGCGTCGCGCTGCGTGGTGGCGCGGCTGCTGGGCGGGCTCGACTACTGGCGCTATGGCGCGGAGGAACTGGCCGCGCTGGCGCGGCGGGAGGGGATCGCGCTCGCGCTGCTGCCCGGGGACGGGCGGGACGATGCGCGGCTGCGCGCCCTTTCCACCCTGCCGGAACCCGCCTGGCGCTGGCTCGACGCGGCTTTCGCCGCCGGCGGGCCGGGGAATGCCGGGGCGGCGCTGCGCTTCATGGCGGCTCTGGCACGCGATCCGGCCGCCGCCCCGCCGCCGGCGCCAGAGGCCCTGCCCGAGGCCCTCCCTCCTTGGGGCGAGCATCCCCTGCCCGGGGGAACGGAGGGGGCCGTCGCCGCCATCACCTTCTACCGCTCGCATCTCCTGGCCGGGGACATCGCCCCCGTCACCGCCCTGGCCGGGGCCCTGGCGGCGCGCGGGCTGCGGCCCCGGGCGCTCTTCGCCGACAGCCTGAAATCCCCCGGCACCGCCCAGGGCATCGCCGCCACGCTGTGCGCCTGGAAGCCGGCGGTGGTGCTGAACCTCACCGGCTTCTCCGCCCGGCGCGATGAGGGCGGCTCGCCGTTCGATGCGCCCGGGGTGCCGGTGCTGCAACTGCTGCTCTCCTCCGCCCCGCGCGAGGTCTGGGCCGCCTCGGCGCGCGGCTTGTCGCAGAGCGACCTCGCCATGCAGGTGGCGCTGCCGGAACTGGATGGGCGGCTGCTCACCACCGCTGTCGCGCACAAGGCCGAGGATGCGGCCATTGCCGGTCTGGGCTTCGCCCGCACGCTGCTGCGGCCGGACCCGGACGGTATCGCCCTGGCCGCCGATCGCGCCGCCGCCTGGGCGCGGCTCGCCGCCACGCCGCGTGCGGGGCGGCGGCTGGGCATCGTGCTCTCCGATTATCCCGGCGTGGGGGGGCAGGAGGGCCATGCGGTCGGGCTGGACAGCTTCGCCAGCCTGGAGGCCATCCTCCGCCTGCTGCGCGCGGAGGGCTATGACCTGCCTGAGCCGCCGGAGGCCGCGGCCCTGGCCGAACGCCTCTGCCGCGCCGCGCCGGAACCGGTCCTGGGGCTGGAGGACTATCGCCGGCTCTTCGCTACGCTGCCCGAGGGGTTCCGCGCCCGCGTCGAGGCGGCCTGGGGCGGGGCGGAGGCGGACCCTTCCCTGATGGGGGGCGCCGCGGCGGAGGGCGGCTTCCGGCTGCGGCATCTGCGCCTGGGGCCGCATCTGCTCGTCATCCAGCCCGACCGGGGCGACCCGGCGCGGCGCAAGGCGAGCTACCACGACCCCGACCTGCCGCCCCGGCACGGCTTCATCGCCTTCCATCTCTGGCTGCGGGAGGCGGAGCGGGTCCATGCGCTGGTGCATCTCGGCACGCATGGCGCGCTGGAATGGCTGCCGGGCAAGGCGGCGGCGCTGTCGCCGGACTGCGCCCCGGCGGCGCTGCTGGGCGGGCTGCCGGTGATCTATCCCTTCATCGTCAACAATCCCGGGGAGGCCGCCGCCGCCAAGCGCCGCCTCGGCGCCGTCACCATCGGGCATCTCACCCCGCCGCTGCGCCCCGCCGGGCTGCAGGAGGAAGGCGTGGTGCTGGAGCGGCTGATCGACGAATACGCCGCCGCCGACGGGCTCGATCGCCGCCGCACCGCCCTGCTCCGGCGCGAGATCCTGGAGCGCGCCGAAAGCTGCGGGCTGCTCGCCGAGAGCGGCGTGGCGCGCGAGGCCCCGGAGGAGGAGGCGCTCGCCCGGCTCGACGCCTATCTGTGCGACGTGAAGGAGATGCAGATCCGCGACGGGCTGCATGTCTTCGGCCAGGACCCCGCGCCGGAGCGGCGCGCGCTGCTGCTGGAGGCCCTGGACCGCTCGAATCCCGGCCTTGGCGCGGAGGTGCTGGCCGCCCGGCTCGATGCCTGCGCCATGGCGGAGCGCGCGGCGCTGCTGGCGGCGCTGGACGGGCGCTTCGTGGCCCCTGGCCCGGCCGGCGCCCCCAGCCGGGGCCGCGCCGATGTGCTGCCCACCGGCCGCAACCTCTTCGCCCTGGACCCGCGCAGCGTGCCCACCCGCTCCGCCCTGGTGCTGGCGGAGAAGGCGGCGGGGGAATTGCTGCGCCGGCACCAGCAGGAGCAGGGCGACTTCCTGCGCCACCTGGTCATCGACCTCTGGGGCAGCGCCACGCTGCGCACGGGCGGGGAGGAGCTGGCCCTGGCCCTGGTGCTGATGGGCGTGCGCCCGGCCTGGGACGCGGAATCCGGCCGGGCCAGCGGGATCGAGGTGCTGCCGCTGGCCATGCTCGACCGGCCGCGCGTGGATGTGACGCTGCGCATTTCCGGCCTGTTCCGCGATGCCTTCCCGGCGCAGATCGCGCTGTTCGACATGGCGGTGCGCGCCGTGGCGGCGCGGGACGAGGCGGCGGAGTGGAACCCGGTCGCCGCCAGTGCGCGGGGGCTCGACGGAACCGGGCTGCGGCGTGCCACCGCGCGGATCTTCGGCGCCGCCCCCGGCGATTACGGCGCCGGGACGGAGGACCTGCTGGCCCGGGGCGGCTGGGAGGGGAAGGAGGATCTCGCCCGCGCCTATCTCGCCGCCTCCGGCCATGCCTATGGCCAGGATCTGGACGGCAGGCCCGATCCGGAGGGTTTCGCCGCACGCCTCGCCGGGGCCGGGGCCTTCCTGCAGGTGCAGGACCATGCCGAGACCGACCTGCTCGACAGCCCGGACCGCGCCGCCCATGCCGGCGGCTTCGCGGCGGCGGCCTGCGGGTTCGGCACCAGCCCGCGCCTGTACCATGCCGATACCAGCCGCCCCGAGGCGCCGAGGCTGCGCGCGGTGGAGGAGGAGATCGCCCGCGTGGTGCGGGGCCGGGCCGCCAACCCGCTCTGGATCGCGGGGCAGATGCGCCATGGCCGCCGGGGCGCCGCCGAGATCGCCCGCGCCGCCGAGGCGCTGCACGGCTTCGCCGCCACCCTGCCCGCGCGTTTCGACGCGCAGTTCGACCTGATCTTCGAGCACACGCTGGGCGACGAGGCGGTGGACCGCTTCCTGCGCGGTGCCAATCCCGAGGCGCGCGAGGCACTGCGGCGGCGCCTGGCCGAGGCCCTGGCGCGCGGGCTCTGGCGACCCCGGCGCAACAGCGCCGCCACGCTGCTGGAGGGAGCATGA